From the Archangium lipolyticum genome, the window TCATTGCCTCATAGGGCATTCGTGCCTTGGACAGCCGTGGATCCGGCTGCTTCGCCCCCGCCGCCGCCTTGCTCGTTGCACAGAGCAGAACGACCACAGCCGTCCATCCGAGTATCCGCCTCATGCTGGCTCTCCGTTTGCCCTGGCTGGACACAGGCACGCGGCGAGCTATGCACGGATTCGTACCTGCTACGGTCGAGGGGCGAATGGCGCACAGACGCGCACGCCGATGAGGACGTCACGCTGGGTCGGATCGCCCGCCGTGCGGTTGGCGACGCGGGCGCCAAACTGGTCGTAGTACCAGGCGCCTCCACGCAGGACGATGCGGCCGAGGTCCGCCGTCGCGGGCCTTGTCAGCTCGAACGCGTTGCCCGCCATGTCGAGCAGACCGAAAGGACTCGCCGAGGCCGGATGGGCGCCGACCTCGTCGGGCCCGAAGGCCGTGGACTCCCGTCCGTACGTCACATCGATGTTGACGTCGTCGGGCCGCAGCCGGTCGCCATGCGGGTAGGTGCGGCCGTCGGCGCCCCGGGCGGCACGCTCCCACTCGAGCTCATTGCACAGGCGCGCCCCGGGCATCCGCCCGGACTGGTCGAGCCAGTAGAAGTACCCCTGGAGGTCCTCGGCCGAGATGCCGGTCAGGGGCAGCTTGCGCCAATCCACCGTCTGTCGCTCCTCGCGGCCGGGGTAGCGGATCGGCTCCCCCTCGCGCGCCGTGAGGACGATGTCGTTGGAGCGGCGGAAGGAAAAGGTCCAGCCTCCTCCTGGTTGCTGCCGCAGGGTGACGGCGCCGGCGGTACTGAAATGTGGCTGCTCGAGGACGCGCCGGGCCTCGGCCCCGGGGGGCAGCGTGTCGAGGTAGTCCAGCCAGTCCTGGAACGTCACCTCCCCGCGCCCGATGAGGTAGCCCTCGCCGAGGCAGAAGCGGTGCAGCGGCGCGGCGCTCATGAAGATCCGAACCTGCTCCGGGTCGGCGCTGCCCAGCAGGAAGCAGCCAGGAGGAATGTAGACATAGCCCTCGGGCACGGCTTCGGGGAGCACGAGGTGAAGCTGCTCGCGGCCGCCGCGCGTGAGCAGCAGGGGCAGGTCGACGGGAGCACGGCCAGGACGCGTCACGCGCAGGTGATAGGAGCCCGCGGGGAGCGGCGTGGGGGAGAGGGGCGTGGGACCGTGCTCGCTGACAGGCTCGCGGCGCAGCACTCCCTGGGCGTCGCGGACGTAGCGCTCGATGGCGACCTTCGCGCCAGGGGGCTCGGTCACCAGCTCGAGCTCGGCCGGGGCCGATACCCGCTGCCGCCACTGCGCTCCATCCCTGGCATCTTCGATCAGGTGCTCCAGTCGCTGTCGCAGCTCCTCCTGCGCTCCTTGCTGGTGGAAGCTCTCGGCGAGCAGCAGGCGCTCGTAGGTGACCCGCAGAAGCAACTCGCGCGCCTCGTCCTGGGCGTGCCCGCGCTCGAGCGCCCGCTCCAGGGAGCGGGTGGCGCGAGCGTAGGCCCCCTCCGCTTGCTTGAGCCGGGTGAGCGTATCGCTCCAGCGCTGTTCGGCGATGCGCCGGGAGTCCGCGGGGTCCTTTCCCCCGGCGAGGCTGGAGGAGGCAGGGGGATGACCGTCGAACCACGCGAGCGCCTCCTCCCGGCTTGCCCGCCCCTGCTTTCCGAAGGTGGTGCCCTCGTCGAGTGTTCCGCGTGCCTCCTGGAGACGCGCGGAGACGAAACTCTCGTCGTCCAGGTATTTCTGCAGACGGGAAGCACCGTAGATGACGGCGAGCACGAGCGGCACCATCAGCTGTGCCAGGCGCCGCCCCCAGCGCCGGAGCCTCGCGGCGCGGGAGGAGGCGAGCAGGAAGGCCCGTTCGCGCACCCCCAGCGTGGAGGGGTCCAGCGGGAGGGCCTCGTCGAGCTGACGCTGGCCCCACAGCGCCTCCCGGGGACGCGACAGGCGCTCCCATTCGGTGCTCGCCGCCTCGATGCGCTGACGCACCGCGCGGTTGCCAATGTCGTTGTCGAGCCAGTTGCGCAGCGTGCCCCAACTGGTGAGGAGCGAGTCGTGGGCGATTTGATACCGGGCCTCGCCCGCCGCGGTGCTCGCGTGCAGCAGCCGGCCCTCGACGAGCACTCGCAGGGCGGTGCTGGTGGCCGCGTCCTCCGCCGTGCCGAGCTCCCGCTCACCACCCTCTCCGCGCGTGCCCTCGGCCGTCACCAGCCGCAGCAGCAGGCGCCGTGCCGCCTGCAGCCCTGTTGGGTCGAGGCGGGCGAGCACCCCATCGGCGTGCCGCGACAGCGCTCCGGCGACCCCGCCCATCTCCTCGAGGGCCGTCCGGGTGATGCGACCGTGCACCGGGTCGTGCCGCCGCCAGAGCTCGGTGAGCGCGAACTGGAGCAGCGGCAGGCTGCCCGCGCCCTGTGCCGTGGACGAGACGAGTGCCTGGATGAGCTCGTCGGACTCGAAGACGACGCCCTGGGCGCGAGCGGGGCCGACGATGGCCTCGCGCACACCCTCGGCGCTCAGCGGCCGCAGGATGTAGAGCCCTCGCTCGGCCTCTTCGCCCAGCCCCGGCAGCGCGCACACGCGCGTGAGGAAGTCGCCGCGCACCGTCAGCAGCACGCGCACGCCCGTGGAGGGCAGGGCCAACTCGCCCAGCAGCAGGGCGAAACGCTCCGCCTGCTCGGGCTCTGCCAGGGTGATGAGCTCCTCGAGCTGGTCGATGAATAGCAGGAGTGCGCGCCGGCCCTCGTGCGCCTCGCGCAGCGCCTGCCCGAAGCCGGTGGGAGTGGAGGAGAACGCCTCGAAGAGCTCGGCCTCCTTGCGATGCAGCAGGGGCGCGAGCGCGGCGGCCAGGGATTGCAGCGGGCGGCGGCCGGGGCAGAGCGTCACCGTGGTGCACTCACGGCCCTGGTCCAGCTCGCCCGCGGCCACCCGGGGCAGCACGCCGGCGCGGCACAGCGAGGACTTGCCCACCCCGGAGTCCCCGGCGACGAGCACCAGGGACTGACGCTGGAGGCGCTCGATCAGGGCGCGGATGTCGTCGTCGCGTCCGAAGAAGAGTGCCCGGTGGTTGGCCTCGAAGGGGGCGAGGCCGCGATAGGGATTGCCGGTGGCCAGGGGCGCGGACGCGTTGTTCTTCTCCAGCGGCTCCAGCAACTCGCAGACCCGTTCGGCCGAGGCGAATCGCTCGGAGGGGTTGGGCGCCAGGCACTGGTGGATGAGCGCGGCGAAGTCCGGGTCCATGCCCTCGGCGAGCCCGGCCGGCACGGGGGCGTCATGCGGCTCCTGGGCGGGAGCCCGGCGGCTGAGGCGGGCGAGCAGTTCCTCCTGGGCACGTGGCAGCCGGTCCGTGCACAACTCATGGAGCACGAGGCCCAGGGAGTAGATGTCACTCCGAGGTGTGGCCGAACCGCCACTCAGGAGCTCGGGAGCCATGTAGCGCGGTGTGCCCGCGAAGATCCGTCGGCCCGAGGGGAGCGAGTCGGCGCTACGGTCGAAGCGCTCGGCCAGGCCGAAGTCGAGCAGCTTCACCTCGCCCCGCTCGGTGACGAGGGCGTTGGTAGGTTTGATGTCGCGGTGCAGCACCCCTTGGCGATGCGCCGCCGCCAGTCCCCGGGCCAGGCCGAGCCCCAGCGCGAGCGCGCGCCGCCAGGGCATCGGCCGGGGCAGCTTCGCAAGGCTCTGGCCAACGACATACTCGGAGACGATATAGGCGTGCCCCTCGATTTCACCGACGCGGAAGACGGTGACGACATTGGGGTGTTGCAGGCGGGCGATGGCGCGGGCCTCTGTCTCGAAGTTCGCACGGACCTGGGGGGTGGGCTGCTCGGAGGCGATGAACTTCACCGCCACGAGCCGCTCCAGGGAGGTGTCCTGCGCCAGGTAGACGACGCCCATGCCGCCTCGGCCGATGGGGCGTATGAGGCGGAACTCGTCGAACTGGGAGGGAGGCGACCAGGGCTTGCTGGCCGGCGGCACTCCACCGGGCACGGGGCTGTCGCGTGGACCCGCTCTCTCCATCGTGAAGGTGCTGTCGCTCAGGGATTGGTGCTTCGCCTCGGGGGGAGCGCCTTGCACCGCCAGGCCGCCGCGCGCGACCGTGGCGAGCAGGGCACGGCAATCATTGCACTGGGCGGCGTGACGATGGGCGCGCGCCAGCTGCTCTTCCGGCAGACGGCCCTCCATCAACTCCACCATCAGTTCGTCCGTGAGGCAGTCGCTCGCGTCGGATCCGCCCTTGGGTGAGGCTTTCGGTCTCACGGAGTTCATCGACGTGGATTCCGGTGAGGGCCCGAGGGTTGTTCCGCGGGAACTCGGCTCATGGCGATGCGAGGCGGAGTGGTAGGCTGTGGAGCATGACACAACCGCCGGAACTGGTCGCCACGTTCCTCACCCACGCGAGAGGGCGCCTCGATGCGTCCGTGGAGGCAGACGCACTGGAGGGGCTGCTGCGTCGCGTGTGGGAGGATGTCCGTGCACCGTGGCCAGAGGTGGAGCTGCCCGCCGAGAAGTTCATCCGGCACCTGGCCGAGCGGCTGCCCGAGACGGGCTCCGAGGGGCAGCTCGTGTCACGGCTCGAACAGCTGTCCTTGCCGGAGCTCTATCTCGCGTGTGCATGTGTGCAGGGTATTGCCAAGGCCACCGAGGCCTTTGACAGGCACTACCTGTCGAGGCTGCCAGGGCTGCTTGGATATTTGAGGCAGCCAGCGGCAAGCATTGACGAGGTCTGCCAGCTGACACGGGTGAAGCTGCTGGTCCACACGCCCGAGGGGCCGCCCCGGCTCAACGACTACACGGGCCAGGGTTCGTTGTTGAGCTGGGTGCGAATCACCGCGGTGCGTATTGCCCTCAGGGTGTGTGCCCTGGACAAGCCCGCGCCTGACGAGGGCGTGGTGGAGGTGCTCGAGTCGCTTCCAGCGCCGGGGGATGTGGAGTTGGACCTCATCCGGCGGCGCCATCACGCCGAGTTCCGCCAGGCCGTCCGCGAGGCCTTCTCCACGCTGTCCATGGATGAGCGGCACCTGCTGAGGCTCCACATCGTGGACCAGCTGTCGACGGTCGAGCTGGGAGCGCTGTTTCGCGTGAACCAGTCCACGGTCTCTCGCTGGTTGAAGGGCGTGCGGCAGACGGTCTTCAACGAGACCCGGCGTCGGCTGCAGGCGCGGCTGGGGCTCTCCGCGCGCGACTTCCAGAGCTTCCTGGCGGCCCTGGACAGCCAGCTCGAGCTGGGCATCAGCCTGATTTTCGGCGAGGAGGACGCGCAGGCCCGGAAGTGAGCTCCAGGAGGAGCAAGCGTGCTTCACTCGGCCGCTTGATGGAGGAGCGGCGCGTGGTGCGCTCGGCCCTGATGCGCGGGACGCTGCATTTGGTCACCGCGCGTGACTTCCTGAAGTTGCGCCCGGTGCCGCAGCCGGTCCTGGAGCGTCTTCACAACGGATCCTACGGGCGTCGGTTCGAGGGGCTGGATGCCCACGAGGTAGTGGCCGTGGGTTGTGCCCTGCTTGAGGAACAGCCGCGCACCAGCGCGGAGCTGGGCAAGCTGCTGCTTTCGCCGCCAGCGACGCGGAGAGTCACGACGTGCGGATTCGACCCTTTGGAGTAGGTGGAACTACAAAGTCCTGGTCCTCATGCACTCTGCCCGCATAGGCTGCCGCCATCCATGATGCTCTCTACCTTGGTACGCGTGCTCGCCGCGTGGCTCGTGCTGCTTCTGTCGCCAATGGCCGCTGCCAGCGATGACACCACTTCCTCCGGGGCCGCACCGCGCGCTCTGGATCGTGTTACGGCGGGAGAACTCTCGGAGATGTCGCCTGCGGAGCGGCGAGCTCTCTTCCAGGAGGCCGCGCCGGGAATTCCGATGCCGGCCAATTTCGGCACCGACGAACTTGATGACGCTCAGGAGGAAATCAGTGGCCAGTACTACCAGGGGATGGCCGATACGCTGCGGGTGCTGAGTCAGACATCGGCTGCGAACGCGGCTGCTTTACCGCCTGTGTCAAAGCCAGTCGAGCTTGCTGCGCGGGGCGCGACAAGTGCATTCGGAAATCTGTCGCGGGCTGCCGAGTTTGGAATCAAGCCGTACGGAGAATTACGGAGCATCCTCCTGGGATCCGGTTTACGGGCACATCACTTGATCGAGCAGAGGTTCGCGAGCTTGATGGGGCAGGACGCGCGGAAGATGCTCGCGATCGCAGTGACGCCGGCCGAACATCAAGCATTCACGAACGCGTGGCGCCAAGTCATCCCCTACGGCCAGGGCACTGTGAGCGCCACGCGGCAGCAGGTGCTCGACGCAGCGAGGCAGATCTACTCACGCTCGCCCGAAGTCTTGAAAGCCCTTGGGTTGTAGGAGGCAGACGATGCAGATCATCCATCGCGTCTCCATCTCTTCAACGCCCGAGATTCGTAGCGAATTGGCGGCCATGGGCGTCGTCGTGGGGGCGAGCGGGCTGGTGACCTTCGAGGTCGACGAATCCTTCGATGCGTGGCCTGCTCTACAACAGTGGATAGCCAGGAGAGGGGCTGTTGACATCGTCAGCACGAAGTTCTCGAAGAAGG encodes:
- a CDS encoding winged helix DNA-binding domain-containing protein yields the protein MSSRRSKRASLGRLMEERRVVRSALMRGTLHLVTARDFLKLRPVPQPVLERLHNGSYGRRFEGLDAHEVVAVGCALLEEQPRTSAELGKLLLSPPATRRVTTCGFDPLE
- a CDS encoding bifunctional serine/threonine-protein kinase/formylglycine-generating enzyme family protein codes for the protein MRPKASPKGGSDASDCLTDELMVELMEGRLPEEQLARAHRHAAQCNDCRALLATVARGGLAVQGAPPEAKHQSLSDSTFTMERAGPRDSPVPGGVPPASKPWSPPSQFDEFRLIRPIGRGGMGVVYLAQDTSLERLVAVKFIASEQPTPQVRANFETEARAIARLQHPNVVTVFRVGEIEGHAYIVSEYVVGQSLAKLPRPMPWRRALALGLGLARGLAAAHRQGVLHRDIKPTNALVTERGEVKLLDFGLAERFDRSADSLPSGRRIFAGTPRYMAPELLSGGSATPRSDIYSLGLVLHELCTDRLPRAQEELLARLSRRAPAQEPHDAPVPAGLAEGMDPDFAALIHQCLAPNPSERFASAERVCELLEPLEKNNASAPLATGNPYRGLAPFEANHRALFFGRDDDIRALIERLQRQSLVLVAGDSGVGKSSLCRAGVLPRVAAGELDQGRECTTVTLCPGRRPLQSLAAALAPLLHRKEAELFEAFSSTPTGFGQALREAHEGRRALLLFIDQLEELITLAEPEQAERFALLLGELALPSTGVRVLLTVRGDFLTRVCALPGLGEEAERGLYILRPLSAEGVREAIVGPARAQGVVFESDELIQALVSSTAQGAGSLPLLQFALTELWRRHDPVHGRITRTALEEMGGVAGALSRHADGVLARLDPTGLQAARRLLLRLVTAEGTRGEGGERELGTAEDAATSTALRVLVEGRLLHASTAAGEARYQIAHDSLLTSWGTLRNWLDNDIGNRAVRQRIEAASTEWERLSRPREALWGQRQLDEALPLDPSTLGVRERAFLLASSRAARLRRWGRRLAQLMVPLVLAVIYGASRLQKYLDDESFVSARLQEARGTLDEGTTFGKQGRASREEALAWFDGHPPASSSLAGGKDPADSRRIAEQRWSDTLTRLKQAEGAYARATRSLERALERGHAQDEARELLLRVTYERLLLAESFHQQGAQEELRQRLEHLIEDARDGAQWRQRVSAPAELELVTEPPGAKVAIERYVRDAQGVLRREPVSEHGPTPLSPTPLPAGSYHLRVTRPGRAPVDLPLLLTRGGREQLHLVLPEAVPEGYVYIPPGCFLLGSADPEQVRIFMSAAPLHRFCLGEGYLIGRGEVTFQDWLDYLDTLPPGAEARRVLEQPHFSTAGAVTLRQQPGGGWTFSFRRSNDIVLTAREGEPIRYPGREERQTVDWRKLPLTGISAEDLQGYFYWLDQSGRMPGARLCNELEWERAARGADGRTYPHGDRLRPDDVNIDVTYGRESTAFGPDEVGAHPASASPFGLLDMAGNAFELTRPATADLGRIVLRGGAWYYDQFGARVANRTAGDPTQRDVLIGVRVCAPFAPRP
- a CDS encoding sigma-70 family RNA polymerase sigma factor; translation: MTQPPELVATFLTHARGRLDASVEADALEGLLRRVWEDVRAPWPEVELPAEKFIRHLAERLPETGSEGQLVSRLEQLSLPELYLACACVQGIAKATEAFDRHYLSRLPGLLGYLRQPAASIDEVCQLTRVKLLVHTPEGPPRLNDYTGQGSLLSWVRITAVRIALRVCALDKPAPDEGVVEVLESLPAPGDVELDLIRRRHHAEFRQAVREAFSTLSMDERHLLRLHIVDQLSTVELGALFRVNQSTVSRWLKGVRQTVFNETRRRLQARLGLSARDFQSFLAALDSQLELGISLIFGEEDAQARK